In Nicotiana tabacum cultivar K326 chromosome 11, ASM71507v2, whole genome shotgun sequence, a single window of DNA contains:
- the LOC107813270 gene encoding uncharacterized protein LOC107813270, with product HVYWTPCAAHCIDLLLEDIGKLTLHQETLKRAKEAVRFIYGHTWVLDLMRSFTNNHELLRPAVTRFATAYLTLQSIQKQKQALRSMFSSETWNKSTWAKKHEGVKTRAAILFDQNFWPYIAYCVKSVTPLVSVLREVDSEEKPCMGYMYDLMNRAKEKIAINCGSNQKKYGPIWKRIDDRWNNQLHRPLHAAGYYLNPRLRFDERFSNNYEIKQGLFQCMERMLGYEVRFKVDVQLDSYDHLRGDFGSQLAMDSKKVRSPTDWWICFGGRTPELTKFAIRVLSLTCSSSGCERNWSTFESIHTKKRNRLEHHRLNALVYVRYNTRLRERSIKRKMQNVDPILVDEIDSDDEWITEKEDLVLPEDPSWLDEENLFDIDVIRMVQPTAYENNLTHESIIDVGSLRGTSELSPSNKKQKASDLHKEKSVLLESEEGLEEVEINDEMDGDLIFYSD from the exons CATGTTTATTGGACTCCATGTGCTGCACATTGCATTGATCTCTTGTTAGAAGATATAGGAAAGTTAACACTTCATCAAGAAACACTTAAAAGGGCAAAAGAAGCGGTGAGATTTATTTATGGGCATACTTGGGTATTAGATTTGATGAGGTCATTTACAAATAATCATGAGTTACTGCGTCCTGCTGTCACTCGCTTTGCTACAGCATATCTCACGCTTCAAAGCATTCAAAAGCAAAAACAAGCCCTTAGATCTATGTTTTCTTCTGAAACTTGGAATAAATCTACTTGGGCTAAGAAACACGAGGGGGTGAAAACAAGAGCCGCAATTTTGTTTGATCAAAACTTCTGGCCTTATATTGCTTATTGTGTGAAGAGTGTTACTCCTTTAGTGAGTGTTTTGAGGGAAGTAGATTCAGAGGAAAAACCATGCATGGGATATATGTATGATTTGATGAACAGAGCTAAGGAAAAGATAGCTATAAATTGTGGATCCAACCAAAAAAAGTATGGTCCCATTTGGAAGAGAATTGATGATAGATGGAATAACCAACTTCATCGTCCACTTCATGCTGCTGGATACTATTTGAATCCTCGGTTGCGATTTGATGAAAGGTTTTCTAATAATTATGAAATCAAACAAGGTTTGTTCCAATGCATGGAAAGAATGTTGGGTTATGAAGTGAGATTTAAAGTGGATGTTCAGTTAGATTCATATGACCACTTGAGAGGGGATTTTGGAAGTCAGTTAGCTATGGATTCTAAGAAAGTACGATCTCCGACAGATTGGTGGATATGTTTTGGAGGTAGAACTCCAGAGTTGACAAAATTTGCGATTCGTGTCTTGAGTCTCACATGTAGCTCCTCGGGTTGTGAAAGAAATTGGAGTACCTTCGAGTCG ATTCATACCAAGAAGCGAAATAGACTTGAGCATCATAGATTAAATGCTCTAGTTTATGTCAGATACAATACTAGATTAAGAGAAAGGAGCatcaaaagaaaaatgcaaaatgtCGATCCGATTCTAGTTGATGAAATTGATTCTGATGATGAATGGATAACTGAAAAAGAAGATCTCGTGCTTCCTGAAGATCCTTCTTGGCTTGATGAAGAGaatttatttgatattgatgTCATTAGAATGGTGCAACCTACTGCATATGAAAATAACCTtacacatgaatctatcattgatgTTGGTAGTTTAAGAGGTACAAGTGAATTAAGTCCATCGAACAAAAAACAGAAGGCTTCAG ATCTACACAAAGAAAAATCAGTGCTACTTGAGAGTGAGGAAGGATTAGAAGAAGTGGAGATTAATGATGAAATGGACGGCGACCTCATTTTTTATAGCGATTGA